The following proteins are encoded in a genomic region of Gammaproteobacteria bacterium:
- a CDS encoding polysaccharide deacetylase family protein: MQRPPRTDIIRRLSAHDSQTHLTFDDGPHPEYTPRVLDLLAAAGARATFFMVGTQAERHAGLTRRVLAAGHEVGNHTWSHAHPALLRAVVARHEVAAGSIALANVIGARPRYFRPPYGRMRRCMTEAAADQGQSVVLWSLSGKDWGPLGRARWIAERLARARAGDIVLLHDAPWRYNRPWEMLKVLTAFLSRLKRDGLTSETLERGVAGDGQVHSGAAKADRQPG; encoded by the coding sequence ATTCGGCGTCTGTCCGCGCACGATTCGCAGACGCATCTTACATTCGACGACGGTCCGCACCCGGAATACACGCCGCGCGTTCTCGATCTGCTGGCCGCAGCCGGTGCGCGCGCCACCTTCTTTATGGTCGGGACCCAGGCTGAGCGTCACGCCGGGCTGACGCGGCGCGTGCTCGCCGCTGGACACGAAGTGGGCAATCATACCTGGAGCCATGCGCATCCCGCCCTGCTGCGCGCGGTCGTCGCGCGCCACGAGGTCGCCGCCGGCAGCATCGCGCTCGCGAATGTTATCGGCGCGCGGCCGCGGTATTTCCGGCCGCCGTATGGACGCATGCGACGTTGCATGACCGAAGCCGCGGCGGACCAGGGCCAGTCCGTGGTGCTGTGGAGCCTGAGCGGCAAGGACTGGGGGCCGCTGGGCCGCGCGCGCTGGATCGCGGAAAGACTGGCGCGCGCCCGGGCCGGCGACATCGTGCTGTTACACGACGCACCCTGGCGCTACAACCGCCCGTGGGAGATGCTCAAGGTATTGACCGCGTTTCTCTCGCGGCTGAAACGCGATGGGCTGACGTCAGAAACGCTGGAACGTGGCGTGGCCGGTGATGGTCAGGTGCACTCGGGCGCGGCGAAGGCAGACCGGCAACCCGGGTGA